The sequence gtccctttttggggtcgcggggggcgctggtgcctatctcagctacaaacgggcggaaggcggtgtacaccctggacaagtcgccaccccatcgcagggccaacacagatagacagacaacattcacactcacattcacacaccagggccaaattagtgttgccaatcaacctatccccaggtgcatgtctttggaagtgggaggaagccggagtacccggagggaacccacgcagtcatatatatatatatatatatatatatatatatataaatggctaaataaactaccttatttccttgaattgccacagggcatgcgcctgccttgaattactgccgggtcaaactcgcttcccaaaataattagcgcatgcttaggattaccgcctggtcaaactcgtgacatcacgagtgacacttcccctgtcattttcaaaatggaggaggctgatttcaataccggtaatttgaaatcgcataaagggaagaggattaagagctattcagtaggatttagggtccaagcttacatcacactcaaatgtttactgcatacctttggtaagtgccgaagtgagaagaagttttaaaataattagcgcatgcttacttttactgcatgcctttggtaagcccaggagtgagaagaggttttcaaattaattagcgcccccgcggcaattcaagaaaatacggtaaatatatcAATACTCCGGTAGTTTTGCCATTGAGGAGACCAATCCAATTAGACCACGCTGTGCGCTCTGCTAATTGCGCCTCCAAGAGCACACCTGCGCGCGTCACTCCAACTGTCAATCTGCAATCAGTgcaccattaaaaaaaagtgcaggtccACTATATCAGAATTAAACTGGTTCGAAGGGacttaacaaaaataaaaatatatatttgattaatatttaCACGATTTGGCTTGGTTGAAGTGTTCTACGAgcaattgattgatacttttattagtagcttgcccagttcagtacatattccgtacaattgaccactaaatggtaacacccgaataccttttttaacttgtttaagtcggggtccacgttaatcaattcatggtaagcttgCTTGCAATGATTCACACgcataatgaaaaacaaaacattgttgTATAATATTGAAGTAAATGTCTCCACAGCCCTCTAAGCGTATGTTACTGTCATCTGGCGTCTTTGTTGGGATTAGAACAAACATAACTATTCAAGACCGTTGAAAGGGAAAGTCCTTGCTGATCCCCGAAGAGTGGAATAAAAATCCACCAGAGGGCGCTACAACATCAATGATTTAGATTGCCTTTTGCATTGAATTTCAAAACGCCACTTGGAGGCACGAGGCGTCCATGAGAGGTGCAGCAGctgaagaaaaataaagaaaaataaggaTCACACCCGCTAGGATAACAGAGTTTTAGTTCCTGCAGTGAGAGAGTATGGGGCGATGCCTCAACTGACACTAAATGAACAATAATCAGAATGACAATCAGCTGCAACTTTATTGAAACAGTAACACtcgtaaaaacatatttttgttcttTTCGAGGTGATTTACTCCTCATTTTTGCCAGCACTGTACAGAAGCCACTTGAcatttgacatgtttttttttccccctcgccCCTCTTCACCATCCCATAACAGCGGAGGCAGCGGTACACAGTTGGATAAACGTCAAAAGCCTACATTGTGCTTCAAAGTACTACATTGCtcatttgaaaaaaagaaatatcaCATCTTTTGCAGGGATTCTGCTCCATTCAAGCCTGGTCTGGTTCTTTATTTTGACATGTAAAAATGACCACGCCAAGGTTACTTCACTAAATCGGTGggctttttatctttttttttttttgcccaaaaaaaaccAACACTCCACAGTAGCACTAAAAACTGCATTGATTAATTAAAGGCTTTGGTTTGGAGATATTATCACTAAGCCACAAGGTAACGTCACCAACATACAATGTAGCAAACGCGCAGATTGAAGCCACTtcagttttttttcctgcacAGCAGTGACCAGCACACTGTGTCctaattcattttatttattttttttttcatattttttttcaaaacaacaCTTTACACTGTGATATAACAGGGATATTCAACAAAATGGTTTTGGGGCCACATTTTCAGATGTTTAACGACTtgtagtcttattttgtatattccagagAACCAGTAGACACGTGATTTTGGTCTAGTTGTTTGGAGATCATGTCTCTGACAGCAttctagtgtttttaagaatctgctacacagaagtttttttttaactgaacttgcaggccaccagttgaatagcccaaatgatgaaaaagagaggacctaagacggaaccttgaggaacaccactagtataactgaAAAAGTTCAACAAACccctactgactgcatctgaagtaaacaagccacaccttagttacataaatcacattacggagaaaaaaaaatggtaaaaaggagaggacttaaaggggtgccttgaggaacgtctCAGTTATGTAAAAGATTAGACCccggtgttctatgtttgctaggaAGGTTGAAATGTCAATGCAAGTTTTTACAGTGGTCTAAGTATTTTTGCGTTTTTAAGAATGTGATGCAACAAacttttttgaactgaactcgccgGCCACCCATTGaaaagcccaaatgatgaaaaagggaGGACCTAAGATTGAACCTTGTGGAACACCGCAAGAGTCACTGAATAATTTGACTAGATGACTGCTGACTGTACACCTTAGTCACATAAATCACAttgcaataaataaaaaaaatttgaaaagctAAAAAGGagatgccttgaggaacgcctcagttatgcaaatcacaagtttggaccccggtGTGGGCAAGGTTAGAATGCAAATGcaagtgtttacagtggtccgATTTCCTCCATACAACATGAGTATTCTTGCGTTTTTAAGAATGTGATGCAAAGAAGTTTTGTGTACTCAACTTGCCAGCCACCAGTAataatgaaaaagagaggaccgaAGACGGAACCTAGTGGAACACTACTAGTATCACTGAATAATTTGACGAAATGACTGCTGACTGCATCCGAAGtgaacaagctacagcaacatctTAGTTGTATAAATCACATTGCAAAAAGAAAAGCTAAAAAGTAGACGACTTACacgggtgccttgaggaacgcctcagttatgtaaatcaaaaGTTTGGACTCCGATGTTGTATATTTTCTGGCAAGGTTAAAATTGCAAACGcaagtgtttacagtggtccaagttcctctgtacAACAGGAGCATGTTTTTTTCGGAATTTGTCTCCCAAGATTTGAACTGAACACAGGGACCGGTGTCATtcccgggccagatttggcccctgcGCCTTCAGTTGAATTGCACATAGTTTAATAAAGACATGGGTACACTTACAAAAGTAAAAAATCCAAAAACGTACAAAGCATCCATttagatgttattttttttaacttgaaagcgagtaccgtattttccgggctaAAAAGTTGCACCCAcctaattttagaagaaaaaaatatgtatattggcCAATCcgaactataagccgcagatatactgtataccggtacaaaatattttgtagatgtttatttacataccttaattgttcctgtcacacggcagtaaaacggcagatcaagcAAAAACaggagtcatcgtcatggacctactagctgcggaagctagctctccaatcagctaaacaagaCTCAACAACGCCACGGTGACGTTTCggtgaatttatgaaactgaaacaatacaagaaagaatgccattgtaagttaatattacTAACACATACACATATTCGCTAATGCTGACAACGCTAGCTTGGTCACACTACGATAGCACGTagaaatgtgcatgaaaacactccgacagacatcacacatggaacagTTTAGCATGTATAAAGTATGAATCATTTTAGttgcattgtaaaacttacaaacgttacaaacggttatacttccggttcaaggcattaaacagaaagtacattttcaacccgcagcacctgcactgagtgaactcgtccaaaaaagatggcgctatagcgcaaacaataacacacctttttggtgtaatatgaaaactgtttgttgaatacaaaacgaAGAAAACTCAATCAATTAACCGCACCGTTTTACAAGCCGCATGATTCAAAACATCGAAAAAACgtggcggcttatagtccggaaaatacggtatatttagtCTTAGCATGAATCACCCATGTGGTACACGACTCCCACAAAAGTAataagaagatgaagaagaatgtAGATGAAAAGAGACACCGTATGATTCGCCACTCACGTGGTACACGACTCCCACAAAAGTAttaagaagatgaagaagaaggtaCATGAAAAGAGACACCGTAGAACAATTGTTTGTAGCCCCTTGTCCCGAACGTGAAGATTTTCAAAACCTGAATtgacaatacaaaaatataaaatgcaCGCTTCCTTCCACCTTGTAATACCAATTTGGCACTTTGGCACGCGCTCCGTGCTCAGAACTGAAAAAATGTCTCGTCATTGTCAGGTCGGAAAACAAAGATGATCAGACGGCCTCCGCCGACGTCTCGGTGGACACGGACATGGTCACTTTGGCGATTTTCACAGTGGTCTTCACGCAGCTCTCTGCCGCCCTGTTGGCCGAGATGTTCCGGTTCTGGCAGTCCGACTCCAGGCTGTTGTCCAGCTGCTGGGCGCTGCCCCTGCAGGCCTGGCAGGAGCTGAGGAAGGCGTGGCGCAGGTCCTTGCTCCTCAAGGCGTAGATGATGGGGTTGACGGTGGAGTTGAGCAGGCACAGCATGCTGCAGAACGCAAACACCGTCTTGATGTCGTCGTCCATCCTCCAGAAGAGGTCGTAGACCATGATGGCCAGGACCGGACCCCAGCAGATGACCAGCACCGCCAGGATGAGCACCAGGGTCTTAGCCAGGCGGATGTCCATGCGGGCCTGCTCGGGGCGAGTGGTTTGCACCTTGGTGCCGTCCGCCGAGTACACCACCAGGCTCTTCTGGGAGGTGCGGCTTAGCATGCGCACGGCGTGGTGGTGCGCCTTCCACAGGATGTAGATGTAGGCGTAGATGATGAAAAGAACCAGCACGCTAGTCACCCCGATCCAGAAGAGCAGGTAGTTCTCGTCGATGAGGGGGAAGATGTCCGAGCACACCGACTTGAGGCGCTTACAGTTCCAGCCCAGCAGGGGCAGCACGGCGATGACGATGGAGATGGTCCACATCATGCAGAAGGCGATGACCGCCTTGGTCCGAGTCACGATGCGCCTGTAGGCCAACGGTCGGTGGATGGAGATGTAGCGGTCGATGGCGGTGAGGAAGAGGCTGCCCACGGAGGCGGTGAAGGACGCCGTGACCCCGCCCAGCTTGAAGAGAAACACGTTGGGAGTGTCCTTCCTGTGGAACACGTGGAAGTCCAGGAAGCTGTAGGCGAAGATGACGCTCCCCAGCAGGTCGGCCACGGCCAGGCTGCCGATGAAGTGGTAGGAGGGCCGGCAGCGCAGCGTGCGTGACTGCAGGATCACGCACAGCACCACCAGGTTCTCCAGCACGGTGAAGGTCCCCAAGGTCAGCGACATGACGGCCACGGCCAGCTGCTGGCTGGGCGTCAAGATCATGAAGCACTCCATGTCCATGAAGTTCTCCCCGCACTGGATGCTGTCGCCCTCGTCGCGGAAGGAGCTGCGGTTGGACAGGAGCTCCGTGGCGTTGGTGGGGAAGAAGGGGAGGACGCCGCGGAGGATCAGCTCCTCGTCGGCGGGGACCTTGTCTGGGAAGGAGTTGCTGCGGAACGCGGAGATAGGCTTCTGGAGGGTGAAGGTGCCTTTGAAGTCCACGTCGCTGACGGGCCCGTCGTAGTTGGCGTCGTTGGAGCCCAGATATTGTAAACCGGATGTGATAGTCCGGAAGGTGGTGTCCGCCACCGCGTCCAGCACAGACTTCATGGCTGAATGTGAAGGAGAGCGCCAAGAGCTGACAGAAACctgcacacgcacacaaacacacgtctcaagacaaaaaaaaacactttggatCGACACTGACAGAGCTTGGTTATTTGAGAGGAAAATCACTCCCATTATTATTGTGGTCATACTTCGCATACTGTAGAAATAttgaatgcaaaatatatatttatatgtttacatgtattgaatatatttttaaataattataattttaGATATAAAATATACATGGAGACATGTTTTTTAGTATATTGTCATATACTCATATTTTGTCTACATATTTTGTATCCATTTTATAATTCATATTTCAtatgtacatgtaaatatataaaagtatgtttgtaatatttaatttatttttacattttagatatatatattctataattaagcaattaaaatgttaaatataaaacatatatgaatatatatagcaatgtttctaatattttacatataaatgttccatatgtatatatgttttatgtaaatatataattatattttatGCATAAAATATAAAGAACTATACATGTTTAAcgttctatatatatgtatataatataaattaaaaagtaataatctaCATTTTATACATCAAATGTTTCTAATATTTTATTCtagatatatattttataattcaataatttgaatgttatgtataaaatatatatgaatatataaagcAATGTTTCCAacattttacatattttatatataaatattacaaattaatatatatatagtatatatatatatatatatatatatatatatatgtatatatatatgatttagaATTGATTTACATTCATAATTATATTGTATACATAAAATCTAAAGAACTATATTTaccatttgtatatatatatatatatatatatatatatatatatatatatgcagtatatatatatatatatatatatatatacattctatgaaataaataatcataatatatattttagatacaaaatatgtgtaaatacataaagAAATGCCATCAAAGCATTTTATATATAAATTGCATATATcttttaaatatattaataaatgtaataattataatttatacataaaacatatatatatttacttgtaAAATATTAGGAACATCTCCACATATGCAAACCAACCaacataatgataataataataaaatataataataattattaaatccgataattatttttcattattattttaattattattattttaataaaaatgtttccgaacaacatttaaatcaatgttgtggCCAGTCTTTGCATTTTTAATTAAACACAATTAACctttaaattaatattttgttacacATTCAACCGCTCTTTGTCCTCATCCTTAATATTTCTTGCAAACACTTTCTGAAACacatttaactaaaaaaaaaaaaaaaaagataagtaaTCAATACACCTGTGTATTCGTATTTGTGCAACACAAATGAGCACAAAATAAGTGAAAGGAGAGTGTAAACAAAGAATATTGTTCTTCAGTGGCAAAATGTCAATTATATGAGAGTAATTTTTTCCTTACCTTACATAATTCCCAGAACCGCCCTTTATCTTCGCGCGTTAATCCAAATCAGAAGTGCAACATTAAGCCTCCAATACACTTGtgcaaaattaaaaattaaaaaatttatgAAAATGAGCCATTTTGTTGGATTCTGTAAAAGAAGGGAACAAAAAGGGACAGTTTGGAAGTGTTCTCCCTGCTCCTGTTGAGGATGTGAGCTCCAGTCCAGACGCTCCGTGGTTGCGTCccccacacacactcacacactctcaCTTTCTCTCTCTCCACAGCACTTTTTATAAGGCGTCGCTCCCTCTGATCCACATCACGTGACCGCCGCATCCACTTTTCAGGATGCTGCCACAGTGCACATGTTGCACACACATTTGGAATTCACCAGGCTCCTCTCTTGCAGACCACTGAGTGCACACAAAGGAGCAAGAAGGAAATATTCAAATGTCTTTTTGCGGCACATTGTCCTTAGAAGGATTCAAAAGATGTTGCAACAAAACAATAGTCAGGGCGCGTCTGTTGTTTAAATAAATAGTCTTTTTGAATTATAAATGAAATATTTTCATAGCAAGAGCCTAAAAAAGCTGTTGACTATGAAATATGCTTTTTTTCTAACATTATGAGAGACCTCTAGACAAAGTTAATATACAAACATGGATCAAATTAAGTCATGAAAATTATCTACTTTTTCATTATAACACAAAagctaaaatacaaaaaaaaataagattttagcTACTGAGCTACATTGTACAGTTGTCTCTAGTTTATCACTGTTAATTAGTcaattttgtattttgaatgGTAAATTTTTTGGAAAGTAGGCCAACATGCGAcgacagtttgtcgttacatctgtaagtgcaagttaaaactctactattcaaagcgaaagccatttatcaacaacacccagaaacgccgcctgtttcgctgggcccgattcCGATCCCGATTCTTGGGATTTTGTTATTGTTTCAGATTAATATAgatatatttttacaaatattcatTATGTATAATTTACAAAATCACGATAAACAAAGGAATCATTAATTCTGAATCAAATATTTTAATgtataaatcatttaaaaaaaaacgtttacaaCTTTCTAAATAATAgtggtgggaatctttgggcacccaaCGATTCCATCCCATTccgattatatgtatatatataaatatggtatacatttttatattaaaaaaaaaaatatataatacatatatacagtatatatatatatatatatatatatatatatatatatatatatatatatatatatatatttattcatttttattacacatattt comes from Nerophis ophidion isolate RoL-2023_Sa linkage group LG24, RoL_Noph_v1.0, whole genome shotgun sequence and encodes:
- the LOC133542043 gene encoding cannabinoid receptor type 1A; translated protein: MKSVLDAVADTTFRTITSGLQYLGSNDANYDGPVSDVDFKGTFTLQKPISAFRSNSFPDKVPADEELILRGVLPFFPTNATELLSNRSSFRDEGDSIQCGENFMDMECFMILTPSQQLAVAVMSLTLGTFTVLENLVVLCVILQSRTLRCRPSYHFIGSLAVADLLGSVIFAYSFLDFHVFHRKDTPNVFLFKLGGVTASFTASVGSLFLTAIDRYISIHRPLAYRRIVTRTKAVIAFCMMWTISIVIAVLPLLGWNCKRLKSVCSDIFPLIDENYLLFWIGVTSVLVLFIIYAYIYILWKAHHHAVRMLSRTSQKSLVVYSADGTKVQTTRPEQARMDIRLAKTLVLILAVLVICWGPVLAIMVYDLFWRMDDDIKTVFAFCSMLCLLNSTVNPIIYALRSKDLRHAFLSSCQACRGSAQQLDNSLESDCQNRNISANRAAESCVKTTVKIAKVTMSVSTETSAEAV